Proteins encoded by one window of Clostridium bornimense:
- a CDS encoding P27 family phage terminase small subunit translates to MAKDGTNRGGARIGSGQKKKPLADKIAEGNPGKRKLEVVEFKNTADLKGQEMPKPRAMLSAVQKDGKTLVASEIYEITWKWLEERECAHLVLPQLLERYAMSAARWIQCEEAVTEFGFLAKHPTTGNAIQSPYVAMSQSFMSQTNRLWMEIYQIVRENCATEYSGLNPQDDVMERLLSARRGK, encoded by the coding sequence ATGGCCAAAGATGGAACAAATCGAGGCGGCGCCCGTATAGGCTCCGGTCAAAAGAAAAAACCACTTGCTGACAAAATTGCAGAGGGAAATCCCGGTAAAAGAAAGCTTGAAGTCGTCGAGTTCAAGAATACTGCTGACCTGAAGGGGCAGGAAATGCCAAAGCCAAGGGCCATGCTCTCCGCAGTGCAAAAGGATGGGAAAACCCTAGTAGCGAGTGAAATCTATGAAATTACATGGAAATGGCTTGAGGAGCGAGAATGTGCCCATTTGGTACTTCCACAGCTTCTAGAACGGTATGCCATGAGTGCGGCCAGATGGATACAGTGTGAGGAAGCGGTAACCGAGTTTGGTTTCCTAGCCAAGCATCCAACAACCGGCAATGCAATTCAAAGTCCTTATGTAGCAATGAGCCAAAGCTTTATGAGTCAGACAAACAGGCTATGGATGGAGATATATCAAATCGTTAGGGAGAACTGTGCTACAGAGTACTCTGGTTTAAACCCACAGGACGATGTGATGGAGCGACTGCTATCTGCCCGCAGAGGAAAATAA
- a CDS encoding HNH endonuclease has protein sequence MPKKPKRPCSYPGCPELTDKRFCEEHSKKEAARYEKYQRDPATRKRYGRAWKRIRDRYIAAHPLCEECKRQGKLTPAAEVHHILPLARGGTHDRSNLMALCTPCHSAITARDGDRWGTR, from the coding sequence ATGCCAAAGAAACCTAAGCGACCGTGCTCTTACCCCGGTTGCCCAGAGCTAACTGACAAGCGCTTTTGTGAAGAGCATAGCAAGAAGGAAGCTGCACGGTATGAGAAGTATCAGCGTGATCCAGCAACCCGTAAACGTTATGGTCGTGCTTGGAAAAGGATACGTGACCGTTACATTGCAGCCCATCCTCTTTGTGAGGAATGTAAAAGACAAGGAAAGCTGACCCCAGCGGCTGAAGTGCATCACATTCTTCCTCTTGCAAGAGGAGGAACTCACGATAGAAGTAATCTGATGGCTCTTTGTACTCCTTGCCACTCTGCAATCACTGCAAGAGATGGAGACCGTTGGGGAACCCGGTAG
- a CDS encoding DUF1492 domain-containing protein, whose amino-acid sequence MMTAKEFLKQAYRLNELINSDLEELQNLRDLSRSVSSPVLDEKVSRTKSTDPPFEKYVIRIIDLEQQIQHEVERLIKLKSDIREAINQMENVDEKLLLRYRYINFLNWEEICVNLNVSMRTVHRLHSSALQHLKVPK is encoded by the coding sequence ATGATGACAGCTAAGGAATTCTTAAAACAGGCTTACCGTTTGAATGAATTGATTAACTCAGACCTTGAAGAGTTGCAAAACTTAAGGGATTTATCAAGAAGTGTTTCATCCCCTGTGCTTGATGAGAAAGTCAGTCGAACCAAGAGTACTGACCCACCCTTTGAAAAGTATGTGATTAGGATAATAGATTTGGAGCAACAGATACAACATGAGGTTGAACGATTAATAAAGCTGAAATCAGATATCCGTGAAGCGATTAACCAGATGGAAAACGTGGATGAGAAGCTGCTCCTTCGCTACCGATACATTAACTTTCTTAACTGGGAAGAAATCTGTGTCAATCTTAATGTTTCTATGAGAACCGTTCATAGACTTCATTCATCCGCTTTGCAACACTTAAAGGTCCCCAAATAA
- a CDS encoding DEAD/DEAH box helicase — protein MKYNPHKYQTYATNFILEHPIVAVFLEMGLGKSVITLTAIFDLCLDSFEVGKVLVIAPLRVARDTWPAEINKWEHLKGLKFSVAIGTEQERLAALRKPASVYLINRENVDWLVNKSGIPFDYDMVVIDELSSFKSYGAKRFKSLLKVRPRAKRIVGLTGTPSSNGLMDLWAEFRILDMGKRLGRYITHYRNSFFTPDKRNQQIVFSYKPLPGAEDAIYRLISDITISMKSIDFLKMPECVINEVPVYLNAKEQSVYDHFREEMVLEFGDEEIDAMNAAVLSGKLLQMANGAIYDDDKNPRIIHDRKLDALEDLIEGANGKPVLIAYWYNHDLERIKAKFNVREIKNSKDIKDWNNGDISVAVIHPASAGHGLNLQSGGSTLIWFGLTWSLELYQQTNARLWRQGQKETVVIHHIITKGTIDEDVMRALKRKEKTQSDLINAVKANLGKERDAV, from the coding sequence GTGAAATACAATCCTCATAAATATCAGACCTATGCAACGAACTTCATTCTAGAGCATCCCATTGTTGCTGTGTTTTTAGAAATGGGTCTTGGCAAAAGCGTCATTACTCTAACGGCTATATTCGACCTATGTCTTGATAGTTTTGAAGTTGGAAAGGTTCTGGTCATTGCTCCACTTCGTGTAGCAAGAGATACTTGGCCAGCTGAGATAAATAAGTGGGAGCATTTAAAAGGACTCAAGTTTTCGGTAGCAATCGGTACAGAGCAGGAGCGATTGGCGGCTCTAAGGAAACCTGCAAGTGTCTATCTTATAAACAGAGAAAATGTTGACTGGTTGGTAAATAAAAGTGGCATACCTTTTGATTATGACATGGTGGTCATTGATGAGCTTTCATCTTTTAAGTCCTATGGAGCAAAAAGGTTTAAAAGTTTACTAAAAGTAAGACCAAGGGCAAAACGGATTGTGGGTCTTACAGGTACACCTTCCAGTAATGGATTAATGGATTTGTGGGCAGAGTTTCGTATTCTCGACATGGGTAAAAGACTCGGCAGATACATAACTCACTACCGCAATTCCTTCTTTACACCAGATAAACGCAATCAGCAAATCGTATTTTCATATAAACCATTGCCAGGTGCTGAAGATGCTATATATCGGCTCATTTCGGATATTACCATTTCCATGAAGTCGATAGATTTTCTAAAAATGCCTGAATGCGTGATCAATGAAGTGCCTGTGTATCTTAATGCTAAAGAACAATCAGTATATGACCACTTTCGTGAAGAGATGGTCCTTGAATTTGGCGATGAAGAAATAGATGCCATGAATGCAGCTGTCCTTTCAGGCAAACTCCTGCAAATGGCAAACGGTGCTATCTATGATGATGATAAAAACCCCCGTATTATCCACGACCGCAAGCTAGATGCTCTTGAGGATTTAATTGAAGGTGCTAACGGCAAACCTGTGCTTATTGCCTATTGGTATAATCACGATTTAGAGCGTATTAAGGCAAAATTCAATGTCAGAGAAATTAAAAATTCCAAGGATATTAAGGATTGGAACAACGGTGATATTTCTGTGGCAGTTATCCATCCTGCATCAGCGGGACACGGTCTCAACTTACAAAGTGGAGGTTCAACGCTTATCTGGTTCGGACTTACTTGGAGTCTGGAACTCTATCAACAAACAAATGCGAGACTTTGGAGACAAGGACAAAAAGAGACAGTGGTAATCCATCACATCATTACTAAAGGTACAATTGATGAAGATGTGATGAGAGCCTTGAAACGAAAGGAAAAGACACAATCCGATCTTATTAATGCGGTCAAAGCAAATCTTGGGAAAGAGAGGGATGCTGTATGA
- a CDS encoding VRR-NUC domain-containing protein: MLEKYIEKKLVAEVKKMGGIAAKFVSPGLDGMPDRLVLLPHGKMAFVELKAPGKKPRLLQIRRIKQLQKLGFACYVIDDVKQIGGMLGEIQSS, from the coding sequence ATGCTTGAAAAATATATCGAAAAGAAACTGGTGGCTGAGGTAAAAAAGATGGGAGGCATCGCTGCGAAGTTTGTTAGCCCAGGTTTAGATGGAATGCCAGACCGCCTAGTGCTTTTACCGCATGGGAAGATGGCATTTGTGGAATTAAAGGCTCCCGGAAAGAAACCTCGCCTGTTACAGATTAGAAGAATAAAGCAATTACAGAAGTTAGGCTTTGCCTGCTATGTCATTGATGATGTTAAGCAGATTGGAGGGATGCTGGGTGAAATACAATCCTCATAA
- a CDS encoding virulence-associated E family protein, with the protein MKIAVGNSRMDRKWKNKDISWEDFCSRVKTTQRTTETVQEYRKLKKGHQDDIKDVGGFVGGHLKEGRRKKGNVLCRSLLTLDMDYGRPDIWEQISMLFDFKCCVYSTHKHTPENPRLRLIVPLAREISEEEYAAVGRMVAKEIGIDLFDDTTYEAHRLMYWPSTSSNGQFVYEEQDGALLDPDIYLAKYENWRDTSTWPVSSRQSEVINRSLKEQADPILKEGVVGTFCRTYSVREAIDKFLSSVYAPSVMEGRYDYIPADSSAGVIIYDDKFAYSHHATDPASGLLLNAFDLVRIHKFGSLDDRASTTTAPGRMPSFVAMCEFAIKDEAVKAEFAKERQAQAEEEFSDEDWQTGLELDKQGRIKDSLDNIVLIIRHDEELQHIAFNCHRDGIDAKGGLPWEQIKMGWNDSDNALLKVYLSSKYGVYSPTKTKDAVLAVASERAYHPVKEYLDSLPKWDGISRVENLLIDYFGATDNSYTKAVIRKTMVAAVARIYRPGTKFDSVLILNGPQGIGKSTFFAKLARDWFSDSLTITDMKDKSGAEKLQGYWLLELGELAGMRKTDVEVVKSFISRADDKYRASYGVNVESHPRQCVIVGSTNAESGFLRDITGNRRFWPVRINGNGKKKAWQMTKEEVQQIWAEALVLYEKGEKLYLEGDDVSMATSEQADAMETDEREGLVRTYLDTLLPNDWDTMSLYERRNFLGGSEFGGGTRVGTVKRTLVCNMEIWCECFGKEASMLKPSDSYAIGAIMRKISEWNKYTGNKNGVVTFPVYGKQRAYSRVEEQR; encoded by the coding sequence ATGAAAATTGCAGTGGGCAATAGCCGGATGGACAGGAAATGGAAAAACAAAGATATCTCCTGGGAGGATTTTTGCTCCCGTGTAAAGACAACACAGCGGACCACAGAAACAGTACAAGAATATCGGAAACTTAAAAAAGGTCATCAAGATGATATCAAAGACGTCGGTGGCTTTGTCGGAGGGCATTTAAAAGAAGGAAGGCGAAAGAAGGGCAATGTTCTGTGTCGTTCTTTGCTTACCCTTGACATGGATTACGGTAGACCAGATATTTGGGAGCAAATCTCAATGCTTTTTGATTTCAAATGTTGCGTTTACTCCACCCATAAGCACACACCGGAAAATCCGAGACTCAGGCTTATCGTTCCCCTTGCTCGTGAGATCAGCGAAGAAGAATATGCAGCTGTTGGACGTATGGTGGCAAAAGAAATTGGTATTGATCTTTTCGATGATACGACATATGAAGCCCATCGCCTTATGTATTGGCCATCCACTTCCTCTAATGGTCAATTTGTCTATGAAGAGCAGGATGGAGCATTACTTGACCCGGATATTTATCTTGCAAAATATGAAAATTGGCGAGATACGTCAACTTGGCCCGTATCAAGCAGGCAGTCTGAAGTTATTAATCGCAGTCTGAAAGAACAAGCAGATCCTATTTTAAAGGAAGGTGTGGTAGGAACTTTCTGTCGCACCTATTCCGTTCGTGAAGCAATTGATAAATTTTTAAGTTCAGTTTATGCACCATCTGTAATGGAAGGACGCTATGACTATATTCCAGCGGACAGTAGCGCGGGTGTGATTATCTATGATGATAAATTTGCATACAGCCACCATGCTACTGATCCAGCAAGCGGCCTGCTTCTTAATGCTTTTGATCTCGTTCGTATTCATAAATTCGGCTCTTTAGATGATAGAGCTTCCACTACTACGGCTCCTGGCAGGATGCCGTCTTTTGTGGCAATGTGCGAGTTTGCTATAAAAGATGAAGCGGTAAAAGCTGAGTTCGCAAAGGAGAGACAGGCTCAGGCTGAAGAGGAGTTTAGTGATGAGGATTGGCAGACAGGTTTGGAGCTGGATAAGCAAGGTCGGATAAAAGACTCTTTAGACAACATCGTTCTGATTATTCGGCATGATGAGGAATTACAACATATCGCTTTCAATTGCCACCGTGATGGGATCGATGCCAAAGGTGGTCTGCCTTGGGAACAGATTAAGATGGGTTGGAATGATTCGGATAACGCACTTCTTAAGGTGTACTTAAGCAGCAAATACGGAGTCTATTCACCTACCAAGACCAAGGATGCTGTGTTAGCGGTAGCGTCAGAACGAGCCTACCATCCTGTTAAAGAGTATTTAGACTCCCTGCCAAAATGGGATGGTATTAGCCGAGTGGAAAATCTGCTCATTGATTATTTCGGTGCAACAGATAATTCCTATACAAAAGCAGTGATTCGCAAAACAATGGTTGCAGCGGTAGCCCGCATTTATAGACCAGGTACAAAGTTTGATAGTGTTCTAATCTTAAACGGGCCTCAAGGTATCGGTAAGTCAACCTTCTTTGCCAAGCTTGCTAGAGACTGGTTTTCAGATAGTTTGACTATTACAGATATGAAGGATAAATCCGGGGCTGAGAAACTTCAGGGATATTGGTTACTGGAACTAGGAGAGCTTGCTGGAATGCGTAAGACGGATGTGGAGGTTGTAAAGTCCTTTATTTCAAGGGCGGATGATAAGTACCGTGCCAGTTATGGGGTCAATGTCGAAAGCCATCCCCGTCAGTGTGTAATTGTAGGTTCTACGAATGCAGAAAGCGGATTTCTTCGAGATATTACGGGCAATCGTAGATTTTGGCCAGTCCGCATTAACGGTAACGGTAAAAAGAAAGCTTGGCAGATGACCAAAGAGGAAGTACAGCAGATTTGGGCAGAGGCACTAGTGCTTTATGAGAAGGGCGAAAAACTCTACCTTGAAGGTGATGATGTATCCATGGCGACGAGTGAACAGGCAGATGCGATGGAAACAGATGAACGAGAAGGACTGGTTCGTACCTATCTGGATACGCTCTTGCCGAATGATTGGGACACGATGTCTTTGTACGAGCGTAGAAATTTCCTCGGCGGTAGCGAATTTGGCGGCGGCACCCGTGTTGGAACAGTAAAAAGGACCCTTGTTTGTAATATGGAAATTTGGTGTGAGTGTTTCGGTAAAGAGGCATCCATGTTAAAACCATCAGATTCCTATGCCATCGGTGCCATTATGAGAAAGATCAGTGAGTGGAACAAGTACACCGGGAACAAGAATGGTGTCGTAACGTTTCCTGTCTACGGAAAGCAACGAGCTTATTCCCGAGTCGAGGAACAACGCTAA
- a CDS encoding DUF4406 domain-containing protein — MGINKFNHEGYHDPTPHEALTNIMKKEKAEKKPAFKPLVYICSPYSGDVEGNVKKARNFCRFALESNCIPIAPHLMFPQFMDDENPVERELAIFMDIVLMGKCSEVWVLGNTISNGMAREIEVAKKRRQTVRYFSPEHEEVESL; from the coding sequence ATGGGAATCAACAAATTTAATCATGAAGGATACCATGACCCAACTCCCCATGAAGCACTGACCAACATAATGAAAAAGGAAAAGGCAGAGAAAAAACCTGCCTTTAAGCCGCTTGTATATATCTGTTCTCCCTATTCCGGTGATGTAGAAGGAAACGTTAAAAAGGCCCGTAACTTTTGTAGATTTGCCTTGGAGAGTAATTGTATCCCAATTGCTCCCCACCTTATGTTTCCGCAGTTTATGGATGATGAAAATCCAGTGGAACGGGAGCTTGCCATATTTATGGACATCGTGCTTATGGGCAAATGCTCCGAGGTGTGGGTGCTGGGCAATACCATCTCAAACGGTATGGCGAGGGAAATTGAAGTAGCCAAGAAACGCAGACAAACGGTTAGATATTTTAGTCCGGAGCATGAGGAGGTCGAAAGTTTATGA
- a CDS encoding phage antirepressor KilAC domain-containing protein codes for MDELVKINYENQRPTVLGRDLHEALEVKTAYKDWFPRMCEYGFEEGSDFSSFLSESTGGRPSIDHQLTIDMAKELCMIQRTPKGKECRQYFLEIERRWNSPEAIMARALQFANQQLIQVRNQNKVLEGTVAVQNQQIAEMKPKVSYYDVVLNCKDLISTSAIAKDYGKSAIWMNRYLNKKGIQFKQGGIWLLYQKYAEKGYTSTKTHSYLGSNGQQHTKVHTYWTQKGRLFIYELMKADGILPQIEMEGA; via the coding sequence ATGGACGAATTAGTAAAAATCAACTATGAAAATCAGCGACCAACCGTACTCGGTCGTGATTTACATGAAGCCTTGGAAGTAAAGACCGCTTATAAAGATTGGTTTCCAAGAATGTGTGAGTACGGATTTGAGGAAGGGTCAGACTTTAGCTCATTTTTGAGCGAAAGTACCGGAGGCAGACCGAGCATAGACCATCAGTTAACAATCGATATGGCAAAAGAGCTATGCATGATACAGCGTACCCCAAAAGGGAAAGAGTGCCGTCAATACTTTCTTGAAATAGAAAGACGCTGGAATTCCCCCGAGGCCATTATGGCAAGGGCTTTACAGTTTGCCAATCAGCAACTAATTCAAGTAAGGAATCAAAATAAAGTGCTTGAAGGTACGGTTGCGGTTCAGAATCAGCAAATTGCAGAAATGAAACCGAAAGTCTCTTATTACGATGTGGTTTTAAATTGTAAAGACCTCATTTCCACATCAGCAATTGCCAAAGATTACGGCAAATCCGCTATTTGGATGAACCGCTATCTCAATAAAAAGGGCATTCAGTTTAAACAAGGTGGTATCTGGCTTTTATATCAGAAGTATGCGGAAAAAGGCTACACCAGCACTAAGACACATAGCTACCTTGGCAGTAATGGGCAGCAGCATACAAAGGTCCATACATACTGGACTCAAAAAGGTAGACTCTTCATTTACGAATTGATGAAGGCGGACGGTATTTTGCCTCAGATAGAAATGGAGGGTGCGTAA
- a CDS encoding GAP family protein: MIETIEALMPSSSLDISSALMIISLCALIDILSPGVLTVTAYLLLTQQNQLTSRLLVFLSITQLGYFIMGILLYFGGNSLLKRLEKITEFDFINWFYIVFGVVLVLISFSKPKETTKKRLIAFIPQNTTIKGMIILGIIVFLIEFVTALPYFYSIFLMNHQTIETTPSILIIIGYNLVMVLPSLLLVGVNIMFKKRLQQFLNKIRSKLNEAPISSLLVATGVIGAVFFNIGLRGILN; the protein is encoded by the coding sequence TTGATCGAAACTATTGAAGCATTGATGCCTTCTTCATCATTAGACATTTCTTCAGCATTAATGATTATTTCTTTGTGTGCATTAATTGATATATTAAGTCCTGGTGTACTTACTGTAACGGCTTATTTATTATTGACACAACAGAATCAATTAACTTCTCGATTGCTTGTTTTTTTGTCTATTACGCAGTTAGGCTACTTCATAATGGGGATATTACTATACTTTGGTGGAAATTCACTATTGAAGAGGTTAGAAAAAATAACAGAGTTTGACTTTATCAATTGGTTTTATATCGTATTTGGAGTAGTTCTTGTTCTAATAAGCTTCAGTAAACCAAAAGAGACTACAAAAAAACGTTTAATTGCATTTATCCCCCAAAATACAACAATTAAAGGGATGATTATACTAGGAATCATTGTTTTCTTAATTGAATTTGTAACGGCATTGCCTTACTTTTATTCAATCTTTTTAATGAATCATCAAACAATTGAGACTACACCTTCTATCTTAATTATAATTGGATACAATCTAGTAATGGTGCTTCCTTCTCTACTACTTGTAGGGGTTAATATTATGTTTAAAAAGAGACTTCAACAATTTCTTAATAAAATCAGGTCAAAATTAAATGAAGCTCCAATCTCTTCACTCTTGGTAGCGACAGGAGTCATAGGTGCAGTTTTTTTTAATATCGGTCTTAGAGGCATATTAAATTAG
- a CDS encoding TetR/AcrR family transcriptional regulator, whose product MPKIVDHDEKRKQIAEAAWNIIRKEGVEKASIRRVAAEAGMSSGALRHYFSTQDEMLLFIMNYYLEEGEKRSQNKEWSENPVQAVEEVLLELVPIDEEKKIETSVWWILALRSLTSDTIKDKKDEMTDGTYELANSMIEILALKGVLSDSMNAELEKSRLTALIEGLSIHALLRPDVYSPEKVKEVIRYHLETLCNKIN is encoded by the coding sequence ATGCCAAAAATTGTTGATCATGATGAAAAGCGCAAACAAATTGCTGAGGCTGCATGGAATATTATTAGAAAAGAAGGGGTTGAGAAAGCGTCTATACGAAGAGTTGCAGCTGAGGCAGGGATGTCTTCTGGTGCGTTAAGACATTATTTTTCAACTCAAGATGAAATGTTATTATTTATTATGAATTACTACTTAGAAGAAGGGGAAAAACGTTCTCAAAATAAAGAATGGTCAGAAAACCCAGTGCAGGCAGTAGAAGAAGTTTTATTAGAGCTAGTACCAATAGATGAAGAAAAGAAAATTGAAACGAGTGTTTGGTGGATTCTTGCATTACGTTCACTTACAAGTGATACAATAAAGGACAAAAAAGATGAAATGACGGACGGTACATATGAATTAGCAAATTCAATGATTGAAATCTTAGCTCTAAAAGGCGTATTATCAGATTCAATGAATGCAGAATTAGAAAAGAGTAGGTTAACGGCATTAATAGAGGGATTGTCGATTCATGCTTTATTAAGACCTGATGTATACTCTCCAGAAAAGGTGAAGGAAGTTATTCGTTATCATTTAGAGACACTCTGCAATAAAATCAATTAA
- a CDS encoding DNA polymerase, whose translation MNSIFIDIETFSSANLQKSGVYRYAESDDFEILLFGYSVDGGEVQVVDLACGEEIPDEIINALMDDSVTKWAFNAMFERVCLSKWLNLTGYLDPASWKCSMIWSAYMGLPLSLEGVGVVLGLEKQKLTEGKDLIKYFCTPCSPTKSNGGRVRNLPEHDMDKWERFKVYNIRDVEAEMSIQQKLSKFPMPENIWEEYHLDQVINDRGIAIDMTFVKQAVVMDEHSREKLMALMQDITNLENPNSVQQMKDWLADNGLETDTLGKKAVAEMLKTAPEPLGTVLELRQQLAKSSVKKYTAMENAVCSDGRARGMFQFYGANRTGRFSGRLIQLQNLPQNHMSDLEQARVLVRSGNFDALTLLYDSIPEVLSELIRTAFIPREGMKFIVADFSAIEARVIAWLAGEKWRLDVFQNGGDIYCASASQMFNVPVEKNGVNGHLRQKGKIAELALGYGGSVGALKSMGALEMGIEEEELQPLVMAWRQSNPNITKLWWDVDRAVKTCVKQKTPTETHGIKFIYQSGMLFIVLPSGRRLSYVKPRMGENVFGGESVTYEGIGGTKKWERIESYGPKFVENIVQAISRDILCHAMQTLKNCSIVAHVHDEIIIEADMGMSLSAVCEQMARTPTWAHGLLLSADGYECQFYQKD comes from the coding sequence ATGAATTCTATTTTTATTGATATTGAAACATTTAGTAGCGCCAATCTTCAAAAGTCTGGTGTTTACCGTTATGCCGAGAGTGATGATTTTGAAATTTTACTATTTGGCTATTCGGTGGATGGTGGTGAAGTACAAGTTGTTGACCTTGCTTGCGGAGAGGAAATCCCAGATGAAATCATAAACGCACTTATGGATGATTCCGTTACTAAGTGGGCTTTCAATGCAATGTTTGAGCGTGTGTGTCTATCAAAATGGCTTAATCTTACAGGATATCTTGACCCTGCATCTTGGAAATGCTCCATGATCTGGTCGGCATATATGGGACTTCCGCTATCTCTGGAAGGGGTCGGTGTAGTTTTAGGTTTAGAAAAGCAAAAATTGACTGAAGGTAAAGACCTCATCAAATATTTCTGTACACCATGCTCCCCTACAAAATCTAATGGTGGTCGAGTTCGTAATTTACCAGAACACGACATGGATAAATGGGAGCGGTTTAAAGTGTATAACATTCGCGATGTGGAAGCCGAGATGTCTATACAACAGAAATTATCTAAGTTTCCGATGCCAGAGAACATCTGGGAGGAATATCATCTCGACCAGGTAATCAATGATCGTGGCATTGCCATTGACATGACTTTCGTAAAACAGGCTGTTGTGATGGATGAACATTCCCGTGAAAAGCTAATGGCTTTAATGCAGGATATAACCAATTTGGAGAATCCAAACTCTGTACAACAAATGAAAGACTGGCTTGCCGATAATGGGCTAGAAACAGATACCCTTGGTAAAAAAGCGGTTGCTGAGATGTTAAAGACAGCACCTGAACCACTAGGCACTGTTTTAGAACTTCGTCAGCAACTTGCAAAATCATCGGTGAAAAAATACACAGCAATGGAGAATGCGGTATGTAGTGACGGTCGTGCAAGAGGAATGTTTCAGTTTTACGGAGCCAACAGAACCGGCAGATTCTCTGGCAGGCTGATTCAGTTACAAAATCTACCCCAAAACCATATGTCCGATTTGGAACAGGCTCGGGTTTTAGTTCGAAGCGGAAACTTTGATGCTCTTACTTTACTATATGATTCAATCCCAGAGGTACTGTCGGAGCTTATCCGTACTGCTTTTATACCACGAGAAGGTATGAAGTTCATTGTGGCAGATTTTTCAGCGATTGAGGCTCGCGTCATTGCTTGGCTTGCAGGTGAAAAATGGAGATTAGATGTATTCCAAAATGGCGGTGACATTTACTGTGCAAGCGCATCTCAGATGTTTAACGTACCTGTGGAGAAAAACGGTGTTAATGGGCATCTTCGTCAGAAGGGAAAAATTGCTGAACTAGCCCTAGGTTACGGAGGATCTGTTGGAGCGTTGAAATCAATGGGTGCTTTGGAGATGGGAATTGAAGAAGAGGAACTTCAACCTCTTGTAATGGCTTGGAGACAATCCAATCCCAATATTACAAAACTATGGTGGGATGTTGACCGCGCTGTAAAAACCTGCGTTAAGCAGAAAACTCCTACAGAAACACACGGCATTAAATTTATATATCAAAGTGGAATGCTCTTTATTGTCCTTCCTTCCGGCAGGCGGCTTTCCTATGTGAAACCTCGTATGGGAGAGAATGTATTTGGTGGCGAGTCAGTTACTTATGAAGGTATCGGTGGGACGAAAAAGTGGGAAAGAATCGAAAGCTATGGACCCAAATTTGTAGAGAATATTGTTCAGGCAATCAGTCGTGACATCTTGTGTCATGCCATGCAGACATTAAAGAATTGTTCGATTGTGGCTCATGTACACGATGAAATTATCATCGAGGCGGATATGGGGATGTCACTTTCTGCTGTCTGTGAGCAGATGGCTAGGACTCCTACCTGGGCACATGGTCTGTTACTCAGTGCTGATGGCTATGAATGCCAGTTTTATCAAAAAGATTAA
- a CDS encoding DUF2815 family protein: MNNQNRTKVITSVNTRLSYFHGWEPVSINGGAEKYSVSVLIPKTDKETINAINAAVDAAIEEGLAKFGGKKPNKAAIKLPLRDGDVERDDEAYKGHYFVNANSKTPPQIVDKAVRPILDRNEVYSGCYARVSLNFYAFNSNGNKGVACGLGNIQKIRDGEPLGGRTNAADDFTTIEDDDFLA; the protein is encoded by the coding sequence ATGAATAATCAAAACAGAACTAAGGTTATTACAAGTGTCAACACCCGTCTCAGCTACTTTCACGGCTGGGAACCCGTATCCATCAATGGCGGAGCGGAAAAGTACAGCGTATCCGTATTGATTCCTAAAACAGATAAGGAAACTATCAATGCTATCAATGCAGCAGTAGATGCAGCCATTGAAGAGGGCCTTGCAAAGTTTGGTGGTAAAAAGCCGAATAAGGCGGCTATCAAACTGCCACTTCGTGATGGTGATGTAGAACGTGATGATGAGGCTTATAAAGGGCATTATTTTGTAAATGCCAACAGCAAGACTCCACCCCAAATAGTAGATAAAGCAGTTAGACCTATTCTAGATCGCAACGAGGTGTACAGTGGTTGTTATGCAAGAGTATCCCTAAATTTCTATGCTTTTAACTCTAATGGCAATAAGGGTGTAGCTTGCGGTCTTGGCAACATCCAGAAGATAAGAGATGGAGAGCCTTTAGGCGGAAGAACCAATGCAGCTGACGATTTCACAACTATTGAAGATGATGATTTTCTAGCATAA